In Papaver somniferum cultivar HN1 chromosome 9, ASM357369v1, whole genome shotgun sequence, the genomic stretch TAATGTACAAACTATTCTGAGGAGAAGACTCCACCccctctttttctctctctccacACAGAATGAGATGAACACCCTCAAGGCCATTCAAACTTCTTTCCTTCCCACCAAACACGCCTTCCTCAAAAACCAAAAACTGCCCAACAAGAACATCAAATTCACTACCTGCTGCAAATCAAACGATGCCAAGTCAGGCTCAGAATCATCTTCCCCCGAAGGAGATAAGAAAAAACAAGAACTCCTAGTGAAAATAGCAATGCTTCAAACTCAGAAGGTTCGCCTTACCGATTACTTAGATGAACGCTCTGCTTATCTATCCGAATTCGCTGAAAAAGCTAATGATGAGTTCAATGAAATTGGCGAAAATGCTCTCAAAGAACTAGATGAAGCTGAAAACAGGGTCTGCCTTTTACTATTTGCAGCGTTTATTGAAAATATGAGTTCTTGTAAACATTATAACTGCTCCAATGATAACCCAGTTCTTCATTTGTGCGTGTCAGATTATGGAAAAGCTAGAGCTCAACATGCAATCTTTTGAAGAGAACGCAGAATTGAACAAATTGGTTATTGAGGAAAATGAGAAGAAAGTGGGAGACTTCGAAGATCAAATAGATAAGGATCGGAATGAAGGCTTGTTCTTCAAGAACTTGGGGCAAAAAAAACCTGTAAATCAAGTCAAAGCAAAGGAAGAAGCCAGGAAGGTCAAAGAAGTTACAAGAAAAAGTGCAGGATCAAATACTCGGAGAAACTTTTACCTTGCTTTACTAGGGCT encodes the following:
- the LOC113313006 gene encoding uncharacterized protein LOC113313006 codes for the protein MLQTQKVRLTDYLDERSAYLSEFAEKANDEFNEIGENALKELDEAENRIMEKLELNMQSFEENAELNKLVIEENEKKVGDFEDQIDKDRNEGLFFKNLGQKKPVNQVKAKEEARKVKEVTRKSAGSNTRRNFYLALLGLTFVAVADSLFSNPSDWMKPAVLGLISVALLSQFIYEQSLSSKTERTDQEEEQK